Proteins encoded by one window of Catalinimonas alkaloidigena:
- a CDS encoding DUF3703 domain-containing protein, with protein MKLNTTMPKKLKPYFKLELNEYGRKFKVGDLTGAWNHLERAHILGQAYPWHHSFVHWKMLLFGIHIKNAKEIVGQIPRLLIGGVKSFVGKIPVGNTGGANVPPLKPMKIEGGLRTIFKSAGIHPNTPFHE; from the coding sequence ATGAAGTTAAACACCACCATGCCCAAAAAGCTTAAGCCTTATTTTAAACTAGAGCTGAATGAATATGGCAGGAAATTTAAAGTAGGAGACCTGACGGGTGCCTGGAACCATTTGGAGCGGGCGCATATACTTGGCCAGGCATATCCGTGGCATCACAGCTTCGTGCATTGGAAAATGCTGCTTTTCGGTATTCACATAAAGAATGCTAAGGAGATAGTTGGTCAAATTCCGCGCTTACTCATTGGAGGTGTTAAGTCGTTTGTGGGAAAGATTCCGGTGGGAAACACAGGAGGAGCTAATGTGCCGCCCCTTAAGCCCATGAAAATAGAAGGGGGGTTAAGAACCATATTTAAAAGTGCTGGTATTCATCCGAATACACCATTTCA